The following is a genomic window from Neisseria zalophi.
CACACTATTAAACGATTTATTACGCGAATTTTTTGCTTTGGTTTTTATCCCCATCTTAATGCGGCGTTATCCGAGCACTGCTGTCGGCATCGGCGGCGCGACCAGCTTGGATTTCACCTTACCCGTTATTCAAAGTGCCGGCGGTTTGCAGGCAGTGCCGCTGGCCATTAGTTTTGGCTTTATTATCAACGTTGCCGCACCTTTTTTAATGGTTATTTTTTCTAGTTTGAACTTTTAAAACAAGCTTGCACCGCAGCCTGTAATTTGGCAAAATCGCACCATAACTTTATGATATAGCAATTATTTAGAAGAAAAAAATAAATCATGCCGCCACGTATCCAACGACACGAAAAAATCATCGCTCTCGTACGCGAACACAATTTTATGCCGATTGAACAATTGGCACGCGAACTGGATGTAACCCCGCAAACCATCCGCCGCGATATCAACCAACTTTGTGAAGAAAATATCCTACGCCGATACCACGGCGGTGCCACTTTAGGCGAAGGCTTGGAAAACGAAGAATTAACGACTGCCAAAGCACGACGGCAAAATGAAAAGCTCCATATTGCCGATTTGATTGTTGAACATATTCCCGATAACGCTTCCTTATTTTTAAGTATCGGCTCCACCATTGAAGCCGTTGCCATGTCGTTAGTGAAAAAACGCAAGGGATTACGCATTATTACCAATAATATCCACGTTGCCGCGATTGTATCCGGCCGCACCGACTATACTGTTATCATCACTTCCGGTGTCGTCCGCCCGATTGACGGCGGCGTAACCGGCGTGGCAACAGTGGATTTT
Proteins encoded in this region:
- a CDS encoding DeoR/GlpR family DNA-binding transcription regulator, yielding MPPRIQRHEKIIALVREHNFMPIEQLARELDVTPQTIRRDINQLCEENILRRYHGGATLGEGLENEELTTAKARRQNEKLHIADLIVEHIPDNASLFLSIGSTIEAVAMSLVKKRKGLRIITNNIHVAAIVSGRTDYTVIITSGVVRPIDGGVTGVATVDFINQFKTDYAILSAADVDEDGSLLDFDYKEVSVMQAMMENARRCYLGVDRHKFGRKALVRMSSITEFDAVFTDRQPSESMRKRLQDAGVKWFIAESEESNSD